A window of Zingiber officinale cultivar Zhangliang chromosome 5A, Zo_v1.1, whole genome shotgun sequence contains these coding sequences:
- the LOC121980302 gene encoding serine/threonine-protein kinase D6PK-like gives MSSAIGADSPIQFSHYLSMDSTSGISEIVEGDDMPNLENYFGGSKTLRVKIKPNLQDGKHVDVSYNADKLLGAIDHRTSSGVLGPPSHPAVGLVRKNAMKKPVKVGESRPSGIGIGISESVTLKQALRKLCITQASEMAAMKRMSKPICLSRTSEVGTIKRLYASVVVQSSDSILSLNGDKRNLVEISIMPEKVTSDFLKKRTVFDQRQNAESSTQSTVSSPLSAVPTPKLTKIRIQDIIKPTSEESCNSQSATAKMEKKGKSFSKATVSCSKTVAASSETGVNAHLNKPVHRNKDVRNKGKSESASVPNASIKHSGVKKSGATLSAAKPSRSKELTTPSCITPTTKSCHPKEHVTSPCGIPITNSFSKEPVTPASCTMKHAFTVSAESKKLSISNIHGASRAISAKSSEFSRSREKGECSHSSKSSIGDYSSNTSMSEESHLSTASGKGCRPHMSKDARWIAIRHNLIQQGSLGLKNFKLLKRLGCGDIGTVYLVELVDSECLFALKVMDIEFLVSRKKMLRAQTEREILQMLDHPFLPTLYAHFTTDNLSCLVMEYCPGGDLHVLRQTQPGRSFCEPAARFYAAEVLLALEYLHMQGVIYRDLKPENILVREDGHIMLSDFDLSLRCSVSPTLLRSSSLGTQESSKKHLGPCAENSCIDPLCLQPSWVPVSCFTPRLVSSSEGKARKQKIEVNGQVIPLPQLVVEPTDARSNSFVGTHEYLAPEIIRGDGHGSAVDWWTYGILLYELIFGRTPFKGSGNDETLMNVISQSLKFPENPCVSSPARDLIRGLLVKEPEHRLGAVRGAAEIKQQPFFEGLNWALIRCAAPPETPINHDIGTPMVSRKKKEGKCLDFRTNVKDVEFELF, from the exons ATGTCTAGTGCCATTGGAGCAGATTCTCCGATTCAATTTAGTCATTACTTATCAATGGACTCAACTAGTGGCATTTCCGAGATTGTCGAAGGAGATGATATGCCAAATTTGGAAAATTACTTTGGCGGATCAAAGACATTACGAGTTAAAATCAAACCAAATCTGCAAGATGGTAAGCATGTGGATGTCAGTTACAATGCTGATAAGCTATTGGGGGCAATTGATCACAGGACTTCATCCGGGGTTCTTGGTCCTCCGAGTCATCCAGCTGTTGGTCTGGTGCGGAAGAATGCTATGAAGAAACCAGTCAAGGTTGGAGAATCTAGACCATCAGGCATAGGCATAGGCATATCTGAATCTGTCACTTTAAAACAAGCTTTGAGAAAGCTATGCATTACCCAGGCATCAGAGATGGCTGCTATGAAGAGAATGTCAAAACCAATTTGCTTATCAAGGACTTCTGAGGTCGGGACTATTAAAAGGCTTTATGCATCTGTGGTGGTTCAATCAAGTGACTCCATTCTTTCTCTAAATGGAGATAAGAGAAATTTAGTTGAGATATCCATCATGCCTGAGAAAGTCACATCAGATTTCTTAAAAAAGAGAACTGTGTTTGATCAACGTCAAAATGCAGAATCGTCTACTCAGAGCACTGTTTCTTCTCCTCTCTCTGCTGTGCCTACACCCAAGTTAACTAAGATCAGAATCCAGGACATCATTAAACCCACATCAGAAGAGTCATGTAATAGTCAATCAGCTACagctaagatggaaaagaaagggaaatcattttcaaaagcaACTGTATCTTGCTCAAAAACAGTTGCTGCTTCAAGCGAGACTGGTGTAAACGCACATTTAAACAAGCCAGTACATAGGAACAAGGATGTTAGAAATAAAGGAAAGTCTGAATCAGCATCAGTACCAAATGCATCCATCAAACATAGTGGTGTTAAGAAAAGTGGTGCAACTCTATCTGCTGCCAAGCCATCCCGTTCTAAGGAGCTTACTACACCTTCATGTATTACGCCTACTACCAAATCTTGTCATCCAAAGGAACATGTTACTTCTCCATGCGGCATACCTATCACCAATTCATTTTCTAAAGAACCTGTCACTCCTGCATCTTGCACTATGAAACATGCATTTACAGTTAGTGCAGAAAGCAAAAAGCTTTCTATCTCAAATATCCATGGCGCCAGCAGGGCCATCAGTGCAAAATCAAGTGAATTCTCTAGATCTAGAGAAAAGGGAGAATGTTCTCACAGTTCAAAAAGCAGCATTGGGGATTATAGTAGCAATACCAGCATGAGTGAGGAGAGTCATCTGAGCACTGCTAGTGGGAAAGGATGTAGGCCTCATATGTCAAAGGATGCAAGATGGATAGCAATCCGGCACAACTTAATCCAACAaggaagtttaggtttaaagaaTTTTAAGCTTCTCAAAAGACTTGGTTGTGGAGATATAGGAACGGTTTATCTTGTGGAGTTAGTTGATTCGGAATGTTTGTTCGCATTGAAGGTCATGGATATTGAATTTCTGGTCAGTAGGAAAAAGATGCTGAGAGCACAAACCGAAAGAGAGATATTGCAAATGCTAGATCATCCCTTCCTTCCAACCCTCTATGCTCATTTTACAACAGATAATCTTTCATGTCTAGTCATGGAGTATTGCCCAGGTGGTGATCTACATGTCCTTCGACAGACGCAACCTGGAAGGAGTTTTTGTGAGCCAGCTGCTAG GTTTTATGCTGCAGAAGTCCTCCTTGCATTGGAGTACCTACATATGCAGGGTGTTATATACCGGGACCTCAAACCGGAGAACATTTTGGTTCGTGAAGATGGCCATATAATGCTCTCTGATTTTGACTTGTCTCTCAGATGCTCAGTAAGCCCAACCCTTCTCAGATCATCATCATTAGGCACACAAGAGTCATCCAAGAAACACTTGGGACCTTGTGCTGAAAATAGCTGCATTGACCCACTTTGTCTTCAACCATCGTGGGTTCCAGTTTCTTGTTTCACACCACGTTTGGTTTCTTCTTCGGAAGGTAAAGCAAGGAAGCAAAAAATTGAAGTCAATGGGCAGGTCATTCCACTTCCCCAGCTTGTGGTGGAGCCCACTGATGCACGCTCCAACTCCTTTGTGGGGACCCATGAATACTTGGCTCCTGAGATCATTAGAGGGGATGGACATGGAAGTGCTGTGGATTGGTGGACCTATGGGATCCTATTATATGAACTTATTTTTGGTAGAACACCCTTCAAGGGATCTGGAAATGATGAAACGTTGATGAATGTGATTTCTCAGAGCTTGAAATTTCCTGAGAACCCGTGTGTCAGCTCTCCCGCTAGGGATCTGATCAGGGGGCTTCTAGTGAAAGAGCCAGAACATAGATTGGGAGCAGTCAGAGGTGCTGCTGAGATTAAGCAGCAGCCCTTCTTTGAGGGATTAAATTGGGCCCTAATACGATGTGCTGCGCCTCCTGAGACACCAATAAATCATGACATTGGCACCCCTATGGTGTCTCGCAAGAAAAAAGAAGGTAAATGTCTTGATTTTAGGACAAATGTTAAGGATGTGGAATTTGAGCTCTTTTAG
- the LOC121982677 gene encoding dehydration-responsive element-binding protein 1F-like — MDVDDCSSSSSSFSSSSSSSSSSSIRLPFTPSPKRKSGRKKFRETRHPVYHGVRSRGGGRKWVSEAREPGKKRRIWLGTFPRPEMAARAHDVAAIALRGAASAHLNFPDSAEALPRARSAAPEDVRRAAVEAANMMVDRAPASLPGATWTAARPEVFVDEEAVFNLPGLMEDMARGLLVTPPAMHRAIDWETLEPEEDGYMAGDGISLWTVD; from the coding sequence ATGGACGTCGACGactgctcctcctcctcttcttctttttcctcctcctcctcctcctcctcctcctcctccattcGGCTGCCTTTCACGCCTTCGCCGAAGCGAAAGTCCGGGCGGAAGAAGTTCCGGGAGACGCGCCACCCGGTGTACCACGGCGTGCGGTCGCGCGGAGGCGGCCGGAAGTGGGTGTCGGAGGCGCGGGAGCCGGGGAAGAAGAGACGAATCTGGCTCGGCACCTTCCCCAGGCCGGAAATGGCCGCCCGGGCCCACGACGTCGCCGCCATTGCCCTCCGCGGCGCCGCCTCCGCCCACCTCAACTTCCCCGATTCCGCCGAGGCGCTGCCCCGGGCGCGCTCCGCCGCCCCCGAGGACGTCCGCCGCGCAGCCGTCGAGGCTGCCAACATGATGGTCGACCGCGCTCCGGCATCGTTGCCGGGAGCGACGTGGACAGCGGCTCGGCCGGAGGTGTTCGTGGACGAAGAGGCGGTGTTCAATCTCCCGGGGTTGATGGAGGACATGGCCAGGGGGCTTCTGGTGACGCCGCCGGCAATGCACAGGGCGATTGATTGGGAGACTCTCGAACCGGAGGAGGACGGTTACATGGCCGGCGACGGCATCTCCCTTTGGACCGTTGATTAG
- the LOC121982678 gene encoding dehydration-responsive element-binding protein 1F-like, producing MDVNDCSSSSSSSFSSSSSLSSSSRLPFMPSPKRKAGRKKFRETRHPVYHGVRSRGGGRKWVSEVREPGKKSRIWLGTFPTPEMAARAHDVAAIALRGAASAHLNFPDSAEALPRARSAAPEEVRRAAVEAAKMTAEVDVVDRAPASSSVSARAAAPPEVFLDEEAVFNLPGLLEDMARGLLVTPPAMHRAIDWETVGLEEDGYMAGEGISLWSVD from the coding sequence ATGGACGTCAATGActgctcttcctcctcctcttcttctttttcctcctcttcttctttatccTCCTCCTCGCGGCTGCCTTTCATGCCTTCGCCGAAGCGAAAGGCCGGGCGGAAGAAGTTTCGGGAGACGCGCCACCCGGTGTACCACGGCGTGCGGTCGCGCGGAGGAGGCCGGAAGTGGGTGTCGGAGGTGCGGGAGCCAGGGAAGAAGAGCCGAATCTGGCTCGGCACCTTCCCCACCCCGGAGATGGCCGCCCGGGCCCACGACGTCGCCGCCATCGCCCTCCGCGGCGCCGCCTCCGCCCACCTCAACTTCCCTGATTCCGCCGAGGCGCTGCCCCGGGCGCGCTCCGCCGCCCCCGAGGAAGTCCGCCGCGCAGCCGTCGAGGCTGCCAAGATGACGGCAGAAGTCGACGTGGTCGACCGCGCTCCGGCATCGTCGTCGGTATCGGCGCGGGCAGCGGCTCCGCCGGAGGTGTTCTTGGACGAAGAGGCGGTGTTCAATCTCCCGGGGTTGCTGGAGGACATGGCCAGGGGGCTTCTGGTGACTCCGCCGGCGATGCACAGGGCTATTGATTGGGAGACTGTCGGGCTGGAGGAGGATGGTTACATGGCCGGCGAAGGCATCTCCCTCTGGAGCGTGGATTAG